Within the Aspergillus luchuensis IFO 4308 DNA, chromosome 5, nearly complete sequence genome, the region CCTCATGGGCCTTGCGCTCTTGTTTATCCACCTCTAGACGCTGTAGGAACTTGTCGATGGTCGGGACAGGGTTGGCTCCGCTCCAATGCTCCCCGACGCGGTGAGTCTTGGGTGACTCCCGCCCAGGTTGAGCCTGCGACATGGTTGATAGTGATGGGATGATCAGGTAAACAGGTAAGCAAGAGATATCAGAAGTAAGGTGAGTGGGTTATCATCCCTAGCTCCGTGAAGCCGGGACCGCTGTCGATATGGGAAGAGAGCAGAGATAatgagagggaaggagatcTGGTTGTAAGTCTTCTCTCACGCGATGTCAGCCAAGTAAGTGAAGTCAGAGCGAAAGTCAAGGTTGGCCCTGCCAGACTGGACTACGTCAttgtggaggaggcgctgCCAATGGAGCTCGGACGCGTCCGACCATTCGCTGGCACAGGGCTGGGGGATATCCCGACATCCAGACTGGATCTGATGTCGGTCTATTTACATTCTCCACCGGATGGATCTATAACAAGTTGAGGCTGGTTGTTGAGTGGACTGTTTGGCTGCATCCTCTTGTTTTCCGTCATTCACAGCGGAAATCCGGGGCTTGGCGTGGATGCCGGATGGCGGACTTGAAATTTGATACAACGAAAGATAAGGCTGACCGTGTAATAGCTGACTAGTAGCAATCATCATTGGAAATCGAGATGCAGTCCTCAATGGCCAATTGAATGGGGATGGGTGCTGAGGCTTGATGCATAGACAATTTCTCTTCAcagttgatgatggatgatgggcaGATGTTCGAGGTGGAAAGGGATGATGTCATCAGTGATACCAACATCTTGTAAGGCGATCAAAGAAGTCAATTCAGAACCCCTGTATTTCACATGCTGATCataataagaatagtaatCATAGGGCTTTGTGCTAGCGTGAGTAAGAATCTTCCACCAGATCATGCCATCCCATGAGGCACATGTTGTGGTGAATTGTTGGAAGAGGTTAGCCTGCCTTACTAGCCACAAATTTGAGGCACACAACACATGCCACTCGACTGAGTCATGTTTAGGAATCTTCTTGAACAAATTCATAATGTTGCTTCAACATTATGTACTCTGTAAATATCTTTTCAGGTTTCAGTTGCTGAGGATGTGATATCTCCGCCATCACATGACAGCCCAGGCAACTACTGAGATCCCAATTTAGTAATTAACAATCATCGGAAATACATTCTCAGTCCTGGGAATAGCAAACAGCCCCCGTCCATCTCGCAGCGCCAATCCTTCTTATGTATGATCCATTGTTATTTCTGTATTAATCGTTATTCTCCAATCGTGGTCAAGACGTACTCTGTCCTACGGGGCCACATTGTTGATGTCTCTTCGACCTTGCATGTACTCGATTCCAAGGAAGTTAGCAACTTACCCCCTGAGATTATGCAGTCGTAAGTGATGAATCGGCTAGTTATCACAGCATTAATATAATGTTTAATATAGGATCAATATCAAACGAGTCTCTTTTCTCATATTCTTCGGGACGATGCCTATACAACAAACAGGCACGGCTTCGAGAACGATATGTGAGTTTTGATATCTCTGCACTCGCCAAGGCTGTTGCGAAGCATGTTGATCATGGATGCCTTGAAAGCATTGTCAAGCTTCGTGAGGGAGGGTTCAATCGTGTGCTACTAGCCACTATGGAGGATGGATTCCGGGCCATAATAAAAATCCCCTACTGGATATCGATTCCCAGGACATACGCAACAGCTAGCGAGGTCGCAACTCTGGCATTTCTTCGCTCTAAGAAGATCCCAGTCCCGGAAGTGTATGGCTGGTCTTCGGTCACTGGCAATCCAGTCGGTGTAGAGTACATTATCATGGAACATGTCGCAGGTGTCGGTGCTGATACTCGTTGGTTCAATAATACAAAACATTAAAAGCATGCTTTGGTGACAGGCATCGTTGACATTGAGAAGAAGCTTTTCAGCATCCCATTTGGCGCTCTTGGAAGCCATTATTTCAAAACTGACCTTCCACCCCAACTGCAGGCTCCGCTATATGCAGTGGGCACGCCCGATGAAGCCGGAGACTCCCAGACCTACTTCATCGGACCAACGGCTGATTACATGTTTTGGTATGGACAAAGGGCTAAGCTGGATCTGGATCGAGGGTCGCGTACGTCTTCTTTAGTCTGAAGTACTCCAATGTGCGATCATCGAGCTGATCCTTCATCAGGGACCGACCCTAAGGACTATCTACGTGCAATTGCCGACAAGGAAGTCAAATGGATTGAGAAATACGGGAAGCCTCTTGAAAATGGCTTTCCTCACAACATCGCATTTCCCGGCCTGAAGTCCCCACAGGGTTACCTTGAGCTCCTCAGGAAGTACATGACAATAGCACCATATCTCCTCCCACAAGAGCAAGGAAATAATTTGAGCAAACCCACTTTGCGACATCCTGGTACGTATATTCCCAACTCATCGGAGAATGAAGCCCAATGGTGATGGGTGATGAAGATCTTACCCCTAGCAATGTCTTCGTATGTCCAGATACATTCAAAGTGAGATCCATTATCGATTGGCAACATACAATCGTTACACCATTACTTCTTACAGCCAGATATCCCAAGCTGTTCGAGAACCCTGACCCAAAGCCCCCCAGTGAGTTGAAACCACCAAAGTACCCTCCGGGCTACGAGACCATGAGTCCCGATGAGCAAGCTCAAGTCGACGAGCTTATACGACGGCAAAGTCTCTTCTACCTCTATCGTGTTTTCAACGGGGGCTTGAACAAGGTACACCTTGAGGCGCTGCGAGATCCTCTCATACTACAACGTCAGCACCTCGTGGACTCTGCAGGTCGTCAGTGGTCTGGAGATATTGTTACTCTACGTGGGGCCCTCATGCGAATGCAAAACCTTTGGTCTTATCTCATCGGCAAGGATCACCATATCAAATGCCCCATAGATTTCTCGGAACAAGAAGCAAATGACCAGGCTGAAAGTGAGCAAACGTGGTACAATCTGAATATACTAATCAATCAGTGGCGCGACGAACTCGGTGGGCTCTCAGAAGAACGGTGGCTACCTGCCCAGCGGTATGAGGCTGCTGTGAAAAGGAACAAATCCTTGATGGCCGAATTTTCCGACGGCGCCAGTCCAGATGAGCTAGAAAAACTGAAACAAGGTTTGCCGTTTCAGGGTCACGACGAGCTCTACTGACATTTGAATATATGTGTTTACTAGCAGAGGGACACTTAGTGGTTAGCCTGGTGACTGATATATTGAGAAACCTGTGATGAGCGACACAAGTATACTCAAACTGGGGGTCCCGAACACTTCTCAAAGAAAGCATAAGCGATGATATAGCTGCTTCTACTATTTGGCACTGCCAGAGATCATACATAAAAGAAAcatgatcatgatgcagGATGATACTTcctctagaaatatatattgagctactactagtaatagtacAGCAGTAACCAAACACTGGTATTtactctataatttatacgAGCCATAATGTCCATTCATACAAGCAACAGATAGCTTAAATACATATTAACAACTACCAAAATCTAATAGCCAAGTAACACTCAAacaagtactccgtacaccACGAAGCTATACACCCACAATCACGTGACCACATATACCAGCGGAGCCAACCGTCATGCGGCCACCACATCACAGATCATCAGCGATCACCGCCGCCGCAACAACCTGTGGCTCAATTCAATTctacctcctccttcacttcATTCCTGGAGCGGTCTCCAACTGCTCCCACCGACATCTTCCACTACAATCTTCGAGAATAAATATTCACCTTTCCTGGCCCAATTAACCGCCAAACAATTCACCCACACCGATTGAACGAACTTACGTCACCCAaaacaccaaccaaccaacgaAATCAAataaccacaaccaccaacgaGTGAAGCTCATATACATACACATatacagagaaagaaaagaaaagaaaccgagggaagaagaagaaatcatgtCCTCAGCCGAAGAATCCCCCGCTCAACGAGCAGCCCGCCTGCGTCGTGAACGTCGCGAAGCCAAAATCAAAGGCGATGGAGCAGCTCGTCTAGACAAGATTACCAGTTTGAGTGGACGGACTCCTGCTAGTCGTATGTGGCacattattctttttctctctttttggtGTCTTAAACAGAAATAAATTTGGAAGCTAACTCAGTATTTGCTATGTACAGTCCGCGAAGaaacctctccctctccctctccatccccggcCGCAGCACAACCACAAGCTACCACTACAGCAATGAGTCCTAGCCCGAGCCCGAGCCCGGCCCCCGAACCTCGCATTACACAACCCTCTTTCCCAAGCCAAGGgccccaacagcagcaagagATCGATCCCGAAACCCTCCAAGCGCAACAGGAGCTCTTCCGCGCCCTGCTCCGCCAGTCTGGCCAGCCGGGCGAGTCACCCAGTGGGAGCCCAGGACCccaaggagcagcaggaccaggagggatgggaggacTAGGTGGTGAAGCGGATGACCCTACCTTGAAACTTCTATCGAGCTTGATGGCTGGGGATACCAGTGCACTCGGCGAGGGTTCTTTGCCTGGAGGTCAGTCGCCAGCGGACTTATTGACGGGGTTGGGAGTTCCGCCGTTTGTGGCGAGTATGTTGGGGGAGGCGACGCGGAAGAAgagtgatgaggagaagcGGGAGATTCTGGTGTGGAAGGTGCTGCATGTGGTGTTTTCTGTGTTGATTGGGGTGTatttgttggtgttgattgGGTCGTCGGTGGCGACGTTTGGGAgtcagccgccgccgccggcgaCGGCGAGGAATCCGTTCTTGTTCTTTACGACGGGTGAGGTGGTGCTTACTGGGGCGAGGGTtatgatgaagagggggggaggggggttggggttgtgggTGCAGTTGGTTAGAGATATTGCCAGGGATGGGAGTATTGTGTTGTTTTTGTTTGGGATGGCGAATTGGTGGCATCGGGAGTGGATGGCTTATTAGATAGGGCGTAGTCCGTAGTGACTAGGGGATTGGGTTTAATTGTGGTAATCTTTTCTCTTGGTGGTTATTATGGCATGGATGTTTCTGCTGTGCTTAGGAATACACTCTGCACTTCTTGCATTTGCATGTGAATTTGCTGGCATAACGTTCGATAGTTTGTTGCTTGCTGGGGTGGTTCTTTTGCCATCGACTAGTTTCCTAGGCGGATGCAGTTGCAGTCGCAGCTCCCACGTGCTTGGGTGTAACTGTCCAAAAGTACAATCTAGGGGGTACACTTACGTGCGAGATATATTGGTCGCCCAGTCCGACCCTTTACTATCGTAACGACTCAGTTCTGGCCCGGTTGATTTCTCCTTCGGACTCCGACTGGCCTGTGCGCTGGCTCCCAGAAACGAGGTTGATATTAGCTGTGAAAAGTTGAAAACTTCTCGCGGCGATTACCAATGTCCCACCAAACTTGGCCACAGCACAACGCGTACTGATCCATCGGGTGGACTAGGAAATTAATAACGGGCAGGGCCAAGACGTTATTAATTTGCACTTGCAGGGGGCTATTGGGAGTTTGGGACGGACTTTTCCTACCGCCGTGTTTAGTAGATGCAGGACGGGCCAGAAATTCGCCGTTTCTAACCATCCGAGCCCACACCGGTTGGCTACTAGACTAAAGTCTGGCGGCGGGCTCAGACGTCGAAATGGCAAAAGCGGACCGAGAAGCTTAGTGCGGCCGGGACTAAACTATAGCGCAGGCGGGAAAGGCCACGGCCTCTGGGTCCTGGTTGAAAAAGATAGGGCTCAAGCAGGATGGGAATGGGTCTTTCTGAGTGTTGAGAGAAGGCGCATACTCATACTCTCACCGGTTGGGGTACGTAACCTGCTATACAACTCTAATGCAGTATGTATCCAGGCAATAACCAAGCAGGCGATTATACACCTGCAACATCTTGTAGAGATGCCACTCCGTGCAGGGGGCTACCGAGATAACTGATTGACATTGATAAGCGGAAACGGGGGGTATGGTGGGCTTGACACCGTATCGGGAGGCTCCCTAGAGGCTGGGATAAATGAAGTGGCCGAGCCACCAGCGACAATTGAAGACGTTGATTTGCTAACAGATAGAGGGTCTCGATTAGCATGAGGGCTCTGTAGTCGGCAGTGTGGGTAGGGACTAAACGGGACACCCGAACGCACTCACCTTATTACCACACACGGACGCGAAGGAGTAAGGATTGAAGATCTCTCACGGGAGAGAAGCGACGAAAGGAACGATGTATCCATATTTATGGGCACAAGAGTATGGTTCCCTTGCCGGAACGATGCTTGAAGGTGGACATGTTGGAGGGGCAGAGTCGAGGCCTGCAAAAGTTGAACGGAATTCTGCCGGATGGCCTCCACAATATGAATGCTTCTAGTTCTGATGGTGGAAGTTGCTCCGTAATGGCATTATAAACATGAACAAACCGTTCCTCTCGGATCGGTGGTCTAATCCACATCCAATCAAGGCGGCCACACCCACAAAGCTCCCCACAATTGAGGGAACTGTGGTACTTTCGGTCCTTAGTTgtggtggggggtggtgttTGTAGGCTCTCTTAGGGGGACTCTTGACTCTGCGCTCGTTGCGACATCAGTCGCGGGGTGATCTTCCCCCCTGGAATGATGTGCCATCGCAGACAATGTTATGTccattattttatttttcttgaaATTTGAATATTCGGCTGTCCGAAGAGACAAGATGCAGAGCTTCCAGTTCTCCGTCCAGGAAAGCTGGAGAAACCAAAGCCTAGGTCCGAGAGAAGTCCGCGGGAacggggagaaggagcaaTGAGCCAGGCAGCGATAGCCGAACCCCCAGCAAGCAGTACCACGGTTATCCCGATTGTCCCTCGACCCGCGCGTCGAGGAAAGTGTTTCGTCCCAGCCCAGCTGATCTTCTGTCTTTACCGAGTGGGCAAAAATAGCTGACAATCCCCTTTTCGGCATTGTTGAGAGATGGGCAAGTCATGGGCAGCTTCATTGCCGTAATTGGGTCAGTCTTCCTCGTTAGGGAAAGTACTGCCGTGACGTTCCGTAGCCTggagttattattattccccttctacagatattattactgaGGAAAGATTAAATGGATATGGCTACTTTCAGAGCacatgaaagaaagaagaatcaaaGACATGAACTAATTCTCTGAAACCACTAATATGCACCTTCCTTCAATGCGTTGATCATCATGTACACAGCCAAGTCAGGTGCATTGACGGACAtcaatactacttactacctgaGACACTGATATCTACCAATATGGTAGATGAACAAACAACAATCACTATCCAGCATAATTTTCGGCTTAAACCGCTACTGAATATACTCATTTATGCTTGTGATCGCGATAATCGGGAGTACCTTTAGAGAATGACCATTCTATATAGGCCTCGGCTCTGCAAGGCCATCTATTTCCACGTTCTGTTCACCGGCAATATCTCACTAATGCAAGATGACCTTCCATTTACCTATCTCCCTCGTAATTAGTATCTCGAACTACTGCATCTTCCTGGTCAGCCCTTCAGGCACTGGCTGTGGGCCATACAGGGGGTCCCTAATCCGGTTTCAGTGAAACTTCCGCGAACAGCAGCACATCCATTGATCTAGGCGTCTTATTGGATCGCCCACCGAGGTATCTTAGTGGATAATACCTCTAACAACGATGCAGGGGATGGTCACAGCGATCTATCGCTGAGGTGCATGTGGAAAGTGTAGTTAAATGCTGATTAGCTTGACTGCTATCTACTTCACCACCTCAGATTGCTCTCTGGATATCTTGACTGCTCcagagtactccgtagatccGCtcattctctttcctctcatCCACGGTCCCGTTGAATCTTACTATAAGCAGTTCCCTTCAAAAAGCGCAGCTAAGGTTTTGGTTCCCCCGCACGGTTCAAGCCTCGCATCCAGAATGGACACGTTCCAGTGCTGATTGACCCCTCCGATCGGGGTGCTTGGCGAGTGTTCTTGTGATACCATCCCGCCATCCCCCGGAAACCCAAAAGTTTCAACCCCCCGTCTGCGCGTGAGCGAATCTGGGGCagagctgatgatgatgatgatgatgttggtcgGAAGAACGCCACAGGATCACGGAGCTAATATCTTCCTGTGCCATTTCGTGCCATGGCGTACCATGGATACGAATGTGCACAGTGCTGTCGGAGGTGACCACCTAGGTTAATAA harbors:
- the AIM9_2 gene encoding phosphotransferase enzyme (COG:S;~EggNog:ENOG410PIY2;~InterPro:IPR011009), which encodes MSLRPCMYSIPRKLATYPLRLCSRSISNESLFSYSSGRCLYNKQARLRERYVSFDISALAKAVAKHVDHGCLESIVKLREGGFNRVLLATMEDGFRAIIKIPYWISIPRTYATASEVATLAFLRSKKIPVPEVYGWSSVTGNPVGVEYIIMEHVAGVGADTRWFNNTKH
- the AIM9_3 gene encoding phosphotransferase enzyme (COG:S;~EggNog:ENOG410PIY2;~InterPro:IPR011009), which translates into the protein MFWYGQRAKLDLDRGSRTDPKDYLRAIADKEVKWIEKYGKPLENGFPHNIAFPGLKSPQGYLELLRKYMTIAPYLLPQEQGNNLSKPTLRHPDLTPSNVFVCPDTFKVRSIIDWQHTIVTPLLLTARYPKLFENPDPKPPSELKPPKYPPGYETMSPDEQAQVDELIRRQSLFYLYRVFNGGLNKVHLEALRDPLILQRQHLVDSAGRQWSGDIVTLRGALMRMQNLWSYLIGKDHHIKCPIDFSEQEANDQAESEQTWYNLNILINQWRDELGGLSEERWLPAQRYEAAVKRNKSLMAEFSDGASPDELEKLKQGLPFQGHDELY
- a CDS encoding uncharacterized protein (COG:S;~EggNog:ENOG410PRMV;~InterPro:IPR028143;~PFAM:PF08690;~TransMembrane:2 (i210-233o253-270i)), coding for MSSAEESPAQRAARLRRERREAKIKGDGAARLDKITSLSGRTPASLREETSPSPSPSPAAAQPQATTTAMSPSPSPSPAPEPRITQPSFPSQGPQQQQEIDPETLQAQQELFRALLRQSGQPGESPSGSPGPQGAAGPGGMGGLGGEADDPTLKLLSSLMAGDTSALGEGSLPGGQSPADLLTGLGVPPFVASMLGEATRKKSDEEKREILVWKVLHVVFSVLIGVYLLVLIGSSVATFGSQPPPPATARNPFLFFTTGEVVLTGARVMMKRGGGGLGLWVQLVRDIARDGSIVLFLFGMANWWHREWMAY